The SAR202 cluster bacterium genome has a window encoding:
- a CDS encoding methylated-DNA--[protein]-cysteine S-methyltransferase — protein MPLNHDIFDTPFGWIGVLASPLGIRRATLPQHTPDEAVAQLGPEAIGSSYAPEGFNGFRHAMEAYFRGDRPAFEDIPLDLAGAPPFLAAAWAACRSIPYGETRSYKWLAEQAGNPRALRAAGQSMARNRIPIVIPCHRVLASSGALHGFGKGATQLDLKAKLLAIEQGSGRRF, from the coding sequence ATGCCTCTCAACCACGACATTTTTGATACCCCGTTTGGATGGATAGGCGTGCTTGCATCGCCGTTGGGCATTCGCCGCGCGACGCTCCCGCAGCACACGCCGGACGAGGCCGTCGCGCAGCTTGGCCCGGAGGCGATAGGCTCTAGCTACGCGCCGGAGGGTTTCAACGGGTTTCGCCATGCCATGGAAGCCTACTTCCGCGGCGATCGGCCCGCCTTCGAAGACATCCCGCTGGACCTGGCCGGCGCGCCTCCTTTCCTGGCCGCGGCGTGGGCCGCGTGCCGGTCCATTCCCTATGGAGAGACCCGCAGCTACAAATGGCTGGCCGAGCAAGCCGGCAACCCCCGCGCCCTCCGCGCAGCAGGCCAGTCCATGGCCCGCAACCGCATACCCATCGTCATCCCGTGCCATCGCGTCCTCGCCTCCAGCGGCGCGCTCCACGGCTTCGGCAAAGGCGCGACTCAACTGGACCTCAAGGCGAAGCTGTTGGCGATAGAGCAGGGGAGCGGACGGCGCTTCTAG
- a CDS encoding DUF58 domain-containing protein — translation MDQTMKLHRFRVQLLMRLYLVIVLMVITFGTGLATGFSLFYRLLYVLVLAAVLGYVWTWLMLKRLEVKVESRSREARVGDVIEETITARNHSVIPKLALEFKDQTDLPGSLGGMGLSLGSKGSSTWSIQTRARRRGTFFMGPMNVRSTDPFGLFARDKQFGTVEHLTVYPRVHPLPNFEVPSAALYGDSATRRRSHHVSPHASSVREYAFGDSLSRIHWNSTAKVGKLMSKEFDLGRASEAWVVVDLDASVQAGDMEESTDEYAVSIGASLAKRYLDGNLPVGMVAFGDERYFLPAETGGAQMDRMLRYLALAKAEGVTAINVALANYESLFRHNSSVLVITSSPDPEWVVAATELSRRGVRLAAVWLDAATFKGEEGSPEVPDRLYASGVPTYIVKKGDEISIALGFANRKDGVHRNGTARRG, via the coding sequence GTGGATCAGACGATGAAGCTGCACCGCTTCCGGGTGCAATTGCTGATGAGGTTATACCTCGTCATCGTCCTCATGGTTATCACGTTCGGCACCGGCCTTGCGACGGGCTTCAGCCTATTCTACAGGCTGCTCTATGTGCTGGTGCTCGCGGCCGTTCTGGGCTACGTGTGGACGTGGTTGATGCTGAAGCGCCTCGAAGTGAAGGTTGAAAGCCGGAGCCGGGAGGCGCGCGTCGGGGACGTTATCGAGGAAACGATCACAGCCCGGAACCACAGTGTAATACCCAAGCTGGCCCTGGAGTTCAAGGACCAGACCGACCTCCCGGGCAGCCTGGGTGGCATGGGCCTGAGCCTTGGCTCAAAGGGCTCCTCCACGTGGAGCATACAGACCCGTGCCCGCCGTCGTGGCACGTTCTTTATGGGGCCGATGAATGTCCGGAGCACGGACCCCTTCGGCCTGTTTGCCAGGGACAAGCAATTCGGCACGGTTGAGCACCTTACTGTCTATCCCCGCGTGCACCCGCTTCCTAACTTCGAGGTACCCTCCGCAGCCCTTTACGGCGATTCCGCCACCCGCCGCAGGTCCCACCACGTGTCGCCACACGCATCCAGCGTGCGAGAGTACGCCTTCGGAGACAGCCTGAGCCGCATTCACTGGAACAGCACCGCCAAGGTGGGCAAGCTGATGTCCAAGGAGTTCGACCTGGGAAGGGCGAGTGAGGCGTGGGTAGTTGTGGACCTGGACGCCAGCGTGCAGGCCGGCGATATGGAGGAGAGCACGGACGAGTACGCCGTCTCAATCGGGGCATCCCTGGCAAAGCGTTACCTCGACGGCAACCTCCCGGTGGGCATGGTGGCCTTCGGGGACGAGCGGTACTTCCTCCCGGCCGAGACCGGCGGCGCCCAGATGGACAGGATGCTCCGGTACCTTGCGCTTGCCAAGGCGGAGGGAGTCACGGCGATTAACGTCGCGCTGGCGAACTACGAGAGCCTCTTCCGCCATAATAGCTCCGTCCTGGTCATAACCTCTTCGCCCGACCCGGAATGGGTCGTGGCGGCGACCGAGCTGTCCCGGAGGGGGGTAAGGCTGGCGGCCGTATGGCTGGACGCGGCGACGTTCAAGGGCGAGGAGGGCAGCCCGGAGGTGCCGGACCGCCTCTACGCATCGGGCGTGCCCACTTACATCGTTAAGAAAGGCGACGAAATTTCCATCGCCCTTGGCTTTGCGAACAGGAAGGACGGCGTTCACAGAAACGGCACGGCGCGGCGAGGGTAG
- the dnaE gene encoding DNA polymerase III subunit alpha, translating into MVSVGACLELISALPGGPVSFTHLHVHTEYSLLDGLCFLDKLVDRAKQLGMNALGMTDHGGLYGAIDFYRIAKKAGVKPIIGCEMYVAPGSRHDRTSQEKPYHMTVLAHNNTGYANLVKLVTKSHLEGFYYKPRIDRELLEKHLEGLIILSGCPSGEVPRLITHGRMDEAKKVAAWYRDRFPAYHLELMEHTGVPELPEINKGLLEINKSVDIPLVATNDVHYINKEDARLQDILICIQTNTNVNDPKRMRMEDDSYYLKSPQEMSAMYPELPGAISNTMKIAEMCTMELDFTRLHLPQYKVPGGLTAQKYLEKICEEGLARRIPNASSEDLKRLEYELSVIKYTKYANYFLVVWDIAKFVRDRDIAFAVRGSAAASLVLYCLGVTDVNPMTYRLVFERFLNIERKEMPDIDMDFQDDRREEVLNYVVERYGREHVAQIITFGTLGPKAAIRDVGRALAMPYGDVDRIARLVPNKLKITLDDALATSTELKELYDADEGIKNLVDTARSLEGVTRNTSTHAAGVVISEDPLDDFVPLQRPAKAEEDSTVATTQYAMEPVAALGLLKMDFLGLINLSILAKTRKLIEKTRDIKIDLKDIPLDDRNTFDLLSRGDTVGVFQLEGSGMTRYIKELKPTSLGDVASMIALYRPGPMEHISTFIDAKHGRAPVTYVHPALKDILEETYGVIVFQDQVLLIVRTFAGYSLGEADIVRKAMGKKNPEIMAKEKDKFLKGAVKLGYTQELAEQIFTLIEPFAGYAFNKAHSYSYGFISYWTGYLKANYTPEYMVCLLNAYSDLSEKVAATIVECRRMGIPVHPPHIWKSQAQYAIETQEDGTVALRVGLSSIKNVGSAVIDSFIASRAKAEQKPSTIEDLCRSVDIGGMNRKTLESLIKAGAFDDYGDRGALLESIGRIQGLAQSESSLKSSNQTSMFGMFGDSTPAASAGLAKIDLPAIATPSAEKQAWEVELLGIPFSGADMLNLMAYYSGSEAIMSRSDITPEMDRNKVIVRGQVSGVEQRATRDGKQFLKVSLALLGGNLEVLVWENAVEQVRAVMQTGNLVTVNGTVRVRDTETSISCQSAQIYKLPVEEGSSQQSVVGSQLRAADPKMAAAEAKVAPHSEERPREKVVAPPPAAASPVNGANGFHKPNGNGNSAPKPYTNGGTNGARPAASQSPSPSPQPHSPRLLTVRIRESAQTDADQMLLDDIRRLLLEHQGQDPVNLEIATDGRIITMEWPVLRVNISETLERDLQNILGTAGRCLVRPLLM; encoded by the coding sequence ATGGTGTCGGTAGGCGCCTGCCTCGAATTGATTTCCGCTCTGCCCGGAGGTCCCGTGTCGTTCACTCACCTGCATGTCCACACTGAGTACAGCCTCCTGGACGGCCTGTGCTTCTTGGACAAGCTGGTGGACCGCGCAAAGCAGCTTGGAATGAACGCCCTCGGCATGACCGACCACGGCGGCCTCTACGGCGCAATCGACTTCTATCGCATTGCCAAGAAGGCGGGGGTCAAGCCGATCATCGGCTGCGAGATGTACGTCGCCCCCGGCAGCCGGCACGACCGGACGTCGCAGGAAAAGCCGTACCACATGACGGTGCTGGCGCACAACAACACCGGCTACGCCAACCTCGTCAAGCTCGTCACAAAGTCGCACCTGGAAGGCTTCTACTACAAGCCCCGCATAGACCGCGAGCTCCTGGAGAAGCACCTCGAAGGCCTGATCATCCTCTCCGGCTGCCCCAGCGGCGAGGTGCCGCGCCTGATTACCCACGGCCGCATGGACGAGGCGAAGAAGGTCGCCGCCTGGTACCGCGATCGCTTCCCGGCCTACCACCTTGAGCTGATGGAGCACACCGGCGTGCCGGAGCTCCCGGAGATCAACAAGGGCCTCCTGGAGATCAACAAGAGCGTCGACATCCCCCTGGTTGCTACTAATGACGTGCATTACATCAACAAAGAGGACGCCCGCCTGCAGGACATCCTCATCTGCATCCAGACGAACACCAACGTCAATGACCCCAAGCGGATGCGGATGGAGGACGACTCTTACTACCTCAAGAGCCCGCAAGAGATGTCGGCGATGTACCCGGAGCTGCCGGGCGCCATCTCCAACACGATGAAGATTGCCGAGATGTGCACGATGGAGCTGGACTTCACCAGGCTCCACCTGCCCCAGTACAAGGTCCCGGGAGGTCTGACGGCCCAGAAGTACCTTGAAAAGATCTGCGAGGAGGGGCTGGCGCGCCGGATACCTAACGCCTCTTCAGAAGACCTCAAGCGGCTGGAGTACGAGCTCAGCGTCATCAAGTACACCAAGTACGCCAACTACTTCCTCGTCGTGTGGGACATCGCAAAGTTCGTCCGAGACCGCGATATCGCCTTTGCCGTTCGCGGCAGCGCGGCCGCCAGCCTGGTGCTCTACTGCCTGGGCGTGACGGACGTTAACCCAATGACCTACCGGCTCGTCTTCGAGCGCTTCCTGAACATCGAGCGCAAGGAGATGCCCGATATCGACATGGACTTCCAGGACGACCGCCGCGAGGAGGTCCTGAACTACGTCGTTGAGCGGTACGGCCGCGAGCACGTTGCGCAGATCATCACCTTCGGCACGCTCGGCCCCAAGGCCGCCATCCGCGACGTGGGCCGCGCGCTGGCGATGCCGTACGGCGACGTGGACCGAATCGCCCGCCTTGTGCCGAACAAGCTCAAGATCACCCTGGACGACGCCCTCGCGACCTCCACCGAGCTCAAGGAGCTGTACGACGCTGATGAGGGCATCAAGAACCTCGTCGACACCGCGCGCTCCCTTGAGGGCGTGACCCGCAACACGAGCACCCACGCTGCGGGCGTCGTCATTTCCGAGGACCCGCTCGACGACTTCGTCCCCCTGCAGCGGCCCGCGAAGGCTGAGGAGGACAGCACCGTCGCGACGACGCAGTACGCGATGGAGCCGGTCGCGGCTCTCGGACTGCTCAAGATGGACTTTCTGGGTCTCATCAACCTCTCCATCCTCGCAAAGACCCGGAAGCTGATCGAAAAGACGCGCGACATCAAGATCGACCTCAAGGACATCCCGCTCGACGACCGAAACACGTTCGACCTCCTCTCGCGCGGCGACACCGTAGGCGTGTTCCAGCTTGAAGGCTCGGGGATGACCCGGTACATCAAGGAGCTCAAGCCAACCTCCCTGGGCGACGTCGCCTCGATGATCGCGCTCTACCGCCCTGGCCCCATGGAGCACATCAGCACGTTCATCGACGCCAAGCACGGCCGCGCCCCTGTCACGTACGTCCACCCTGCCCTCAAGGACATCCTTGAGGAGACATACGGCGTCATTGTCTTCCAGGACCAGGTGCTGCTCATCGTCCGCACCTTCGCAGGATACTCCCTCGGCGAGGCCGACATCGTCCGCAAGGCGATGGGCAAGAAGAACCCGGAGATCATGGCCAAGGAAAAGGACAAGTTCCTGAAGGGCGCCGTGAAGCTCGGCTACACCCAGGAACTGGCCGAGCAGATATTCACGCTCATAGAGCCGTTCGCCGGGTACGCCTTCAACAAGGCGCACAGCTACAGCTACGGCTTCATTTCCTACTGGACGGGCTATCTCAAGGCGAACTACACGCCGGAGTACATGGTCTGCCTGCTCAACGCATACTCCGACCTCTCGGAAAAGGTGGCGGCGACGATCGTGGAGTGCCGCCGCATGGGCATCCCTGTCCACCCGCCGCACATCTGGAAGAGCCAGGCGCAATATGCCATCGAAACACAGGAAGACGGTACTGTGGCGCTGCGCGTCGGCCTCTCCTCTATCAAGAACGTGGGATCGGCGGTCATCGATTCATTCATCGCATCGCGGGCGAAGGCGGAGCAAAAGCCGTCGACGATTGAGGACCTCTGCCGCTCCGTGGACATTGGCGGAATGAACCGCAAGACTCTGGAGAGCCTCATCAAGGCGGGCGCGTTCGACGACTACGGTGACAGGGGCGCGCTGCTGGAATCGATCGGCCGCATCCAGGGGCTGGCCCAGAGCGAGTCCAGCCTGAAGTCGTCCAACCAGACTTCGATGTTCGGGATGTTCGGCGATTCCACGCCGGCCGCCTCAGCGGGGCTGGCGAAGATCGACCTTCCGGCGATCGCGACGCCTTCAGCGGAAAAGCAGGCGTGGGAGGTGGAGCTGCTCGGCATCCCGTTCTCCGGGGCCGACATGCTAAACCTCATGGCCTATTACAGTGGCTCCGAGGCAATCATGTCGCGCTCGGACATCACTCCGGAGATGGACCGCAACAAGGTGATCGTGCGAGGTCAGGTGTCCGGCGTGGAGCAGCGCGCCACCAGGGATGGTAAGCAGTTTCTTAAGGTCAGCCTGGCGCTGCTTGGAGGCAATCTGGAAGTGCTGGTCTGGGAGAACGCAGTTGAGCAGGTGCGAGCGGTGATGCAAACAGGCAACCTGGTCACGGTGAACGGGACCGTACGGGTCCGGGATACTGAGACGAGCATTTCATGCCAAAGCGCGCAGATCTACAAGCTGCCAGTGGAAGAGGGCAGCAGTCAGCAGTCAGTAGTCGGCAGTCAGCTAAGGGCCGCCGATCCCAAGATGGCAGCAGCCGAGGCGAAAGTTGCGCCGCATTCGGAGGAGAGGCCGCGAGAGAAGGTCGTCGCGCCCCCGCCTGCGGCGGCCAGTCCCGTGAACGGCGCAAATGGATTCCACAAGCCGAACGGTAACGGCAACAGCGCTCCCAAGCCCTACACCAACGGCGGAACTAACGGCGCGCGCCCGGCTGCTAGCCAGTCCCCATCCCCCAGCCCCCAGCCCCACTCCCCCCGCCTGCTGACCGTTCGTATCCGCGAGTCCGCCCAGACGGACGCCGACCAGATGCTGCTGGACGATATCCGCCGCCTCCTCCTCGAGCACCAGGGCCAGGACCCCGTAAACCTGGAAATCGCGACGGACGGCCGCATAATCACGATGGAGTGGCCGGTCCTTCGGGTGAACATCAGCGAGACACTTGAGCGCGATCTCCAAAACATCCTCGGCACGGCAGGCCGCTGCCTGGTCCGTCCGCTGCTGATGTAG
- a CDS encoding decaprenyl-phosphate phosphoribosyltransferase, protein MDISEREAAASAPLSSPSLVGILPGLLLTMRPKQWTKNLLVFFALFFTIDEHWDPSVPAIMANLVIRTFLAFVLFSMISGAVYIVNDILDVDKDRAHPKKRFRPIPSGRVPVSLALAAAVIISVASVALSFLLAMEFAWVALGYLVLMFSYSLWLKHVVLLDVFAISAGFVLRAVAGAAVLQVPISPWLYTCTGLGALLIALAKRRSELVAAGEGASKQRQTLEMYTPHLLDQFIAIVAPSTLLAYTLYTFTASNLPANHAMMLTIPFVVYGLFRYLYLVHARGVGENPEDIIITDKPLIISVVLWLGTAAAVLAVFR, encoded by the coding sequence ATGGATATTTCCGAGCGAGAAGCTGCGGCCTCTGCACCTCTATCATCCCCATCGCTGGTCGGCATCCTTCCCGGACTGCTGCTCACGATGCGACCGAAGCAGTGGACCAAGAACCTGCTGGTCTTCTTCGCCCTTTTCTTCACGATCGATGAGCACTGGGACCCGTCCGTTCCGGCCATTATGGCCAACCTGGTGATACGGACGTTCCTGGCGTTTGTCCTCTTTTCGATGATCAGCGGCGCCGTCTACATCGTCAACGATATTCTCGATGTCGATAAGGACCGCGCGCACCCTAAGAAGCGCTTCCGGCCAATACCCTCGGGCCGGGTGCCGGTCTCGCTTGCACTGGCGGCCGCGGTGATTATTTCAGTGGCGAGCGTCGCACTCTCCTTCTTGCTGGCGATGGAGTTCGCGTGGGTAGCCCTTGGATACCTTGTGCTCATGTTCTCCTACTCGCTGTGGCTCAAGCACGTGGTCCTGCTGGACGTGTTTGCAATCAGCGCCGGATTCGTCCTTCGCGCCGTAGCGGGCGCCGCCGTCCTCCAGGTGCCGATATCGCCATGGCTGTACACCTGCACGGGCCTGGGCGCGCTGTTGATCGCGCTGGCCAAGCGCCGCAGCGAGCTGGTTGCGGCCGGGGAGGGCGCGAGCAAGCAGCGGCAGACACTCGAGATGTACACGCCACACCTTCTGGACCAGTTCATCGCCATCGTTGCCCCGTCCACCCTGCTGGCCTACACGCTTTACACCTTCACGGCGTCGAACCTGCCGGCCAATCATGCCATGATGTTGACCATCCCATTCGTAGTCTACGGCCTCTTCCGGTACCTGTATCTGGTGCACGCGCGAGGCGTGGGCGAAAACCCCGAGGACATCATAATCACAGACAAGCCGCTGATCATCTCCGTCGTTTTGTGGCTCGGCACCGCCGCGGCCGTGCTCGCGGTGTTCCGCTAG